In a genomic window of Phyllostomus discolor isolate MPI-MPIP mPhyDis1 chromosome 5, mPhyDis1.pri.v3, whole genome shotgun sequence:
- the ZZZ3 gene encoding ZZ-type zinc finger-containing protein 3 isoform X3, whose product MQTLGNQILGEALLKSYQRLLQTIAVLEAQRSQAVQDLESLSRHQREALKNPIGFVEKLQKKADIGLPYPQRVVQLPEIVWDQYTNSLGNFEREFKNRKRHTRRVKLVFDKVGLPARPKSPSDPKKDGESLSYSMLPLSDGPEGSNSRPQMIRGRLCDDTKPETFNQLWTVEEQKKLEQLLLKYPPEEVESRRWQKIADELGNRTAKQVASRVQKYFIKLTKAGIPVPGRTPNLYIYSKKSSTSRRQHPLNKHLFKPSTFMTSHEPPVYMDEDDDRSCFHSHMNTAVEEASDEESIPIMYRNLPEYKELLQFKKLKKQKLQQMQAESGFVQHVGFKCDNCGIEPIQGVRWHCQDCPPEMSLDFCDSCSDCLHETDIHKEDHQLEPVYRSETFLDRDYCVSQGTSYNYLDPNYFPANR is encoded by the exons TTACCAGAGACTATTACAGACGATTGCTGTACTTGAGGCTCAACGTTCTCAAGCAGTCCAGGACCTTGAAAGTTTAAGCAGACACCAGAGAGAAGCACTAAAAAATCCCATTGGATTTGTGGAAAAACTCCAAAAGAAG gctGATATAGGTCTTCCATATCCACAGAGAGTTGTTCAATTGCCCGAGATTGTATGGGACCAATATACCAATAGCCTTGGGAACtttgaaagagaatttaaaaatcgTAAAAGACATACTAGGAGAGTTAAACTAGTTTTTGATAAAG taGGTTTACCTGCTAGACCAAAAAGTCCTTCAGATCCTAAGAAGGATGGAGAGTCCCTTTCATACTCTATGTTGCCTTTGAGTGATGGTCCAGAAGGCTCAAACAGTCGTCCTCAA ATGATAAGAGGACGTCTTTGTGATGAtaccaaacctgaaacctttaACCAGTTGTGGACTGTTGAAGAACAG AAAAAGCTTGAACAGCTGCTCTTGAAATACCCTCCTGAAGAAGTAGAATCTCGGCGCTGGCAGAAGATAGCAGATGAACTGGGCAATAGGACAGCAAAACAG GTTGCCAGCCGAGTACAGAAGTATTTCATAAAACTAACTAAAGCTGGCATTCCAGTCCCAGGCAGAACACCAAACTTATATATATACTCCAAAAAG tcttCAACAAGCAGACGACAGCATCCCCTTAATAAGCATTTGTTTAAACCTTCCACTTTTATGACTTCCCATGAACCACCAGTATACATGGATGAAGATGATGACCGATCTTGTTTTCATAGCCATATGAACACTGCTGTTGAGGAGGCATCA GATGAAGAAAGTATTCCTATCATGTATAGGAATTTACCTGAATATAAGGAACTATTAcagtttaaaaagttaaagaagcaGAAACTTCAGCAAATGCAAGCTGAAAGTGGATTTGTACAACATGTGGGCTTCAAG TGTGATAACTGTGGCATAGAACCTATCCAGGGTGTTCGGTGGCATTGCCAGGATTGTCCTCCAGAAATGTCTTTGGATTTCTGTGATTCTTGTTCAGACTG CCTGCATGAAACAGATATTCACAAAGAAGATCACCAACTAGAACCTGTTTATAGGTCAGAGACATTTTTAGACAGAGACTACTGTGTGTCCCAGGGCACCAGTTATAATTACCTTGACCCAAACTACTTTCCAGCAAACAGATGA
- the ZZZ3 gene encoding ZZ-type zinc finger-containing protein 3 isoform X4: MIDLWLYSYQRLLQTIAVLEAQRSQAVQDLESLSRHQREALKNPIGFVEKLQKKADIGLPYPQRVVQLPEIVWDQYTNSLGNFEREFKNRKRHTRRVKLVFDKVGLPARPKSPSDPKKDGESLSYSMLPLSDGPEGSNSRPQMIRGRLCDDTKPETFNQLWTVEEQKKLEQLLLKYPPEEVESRRWQKIADELGNRTAKQVASRVQKYFIKLTKAGIPVPGRTPNLYIYSKKSSTSRRQHPLNKHLFKPSTFMTSHEPPVYMDEDDDRSCFHSHMNTAVEEASDEESIPIMYRNLPEYKELLQFKKLKKQKLQQMQAESGFVQHVGFKCDNCGIEPIQGVRWHCQDCPPEMSLDFCDSCSDCLHETDIHKEDHQLEPVYRSETFLDRDYCVSQGTSYNYLDPNYFPANR, encoded by the exons TTACCAGAGACTATTACAGACGATTGCTGTACTTGAGGCTCAACGTTCTCAAGCAGTCCAGGACCTTGAAAGTTTAAGCAGACACCAGAGAGAAGCACTAAAAAATCCCATTGGATTTGTGGAAAAACTCCAAAAGAAG gctGATATAGGTCTTCCATATCCACAGAGAGTTGTTCAATTGCCCGAGATTGTATGGGACCAATATACCAATAGCCTTGGGAACtttgaaagagaatttaaaaatcgTAAAAGACATACTAGGAGAGTTAAACTAGTTTTTGATAAAG taGGTTTACCTGCTAGACCAAAAAGTCCTTCAGATCCTAAGAAGGATGGAGAGTCCCTTTCATACTCTATGTTGCCTTTGAGTGATGGTCCAGAAGGCTCAAACAGTCGTCCTCAA ATGATAAGAGGACGTCTTTGTGATGAtaccaaacctgaaacctttaACCAGTTGTGGACTGTTGAAGAACAG AAAAAGCTTGAACAGCTGCTCTTGAAATACCCTCCTGAAGAAGTAGAATCTCGGCGCTGGCAGAAGATAGCAGATGAACTGGGCAATAGGACAGCAAAACAG GTTGCCAGCCGAGTACAGAAGTATTTCATAAAACTAACTAAAGCTGGCATTCCAGTCCCAGGCAGAACACCAAACTTATATATATACTCCAAAAAG tcttCAACAAGCAGACGACAGCATCCCCTTAATAAGCATTTGTTTAAACCTTCCACTTTTATGACTTCCCATGAACCACCAGTATACATGGATGAAGATGATGACCGATCTTGTTTTCATAGCCATATGAACACTGCTGTTGAGGAGGCATCA GATGAAGAAAGTATTCCTATCATGTATAGGAATTTACCTGAATATAAGGAACTATTAcagtttaaaaagttaaagaagcaGAAACTTCAGCAAATGCAAGCTGAAAGTGGATTTGTACAACATGTGGGCTTCAAG TGTGATAACTGTGGCATAGAACCTATCCAGGGTGTTCGGTGGCATTGCCAGGATTGTCCTCCAGAAATGTCTTTGGATTTCTGTGATTCTTGTTCAGACTG CCTGCATGAAACAGATATTCACAAAGAAGATCACCAACTAGAACCTGTTTATAGGTCAGAGACATTTTTAGACAGAGACTACTGTGTGTCCCAGGGCACCAGTTATAATTACCTTGACCCAAACTACTTTCCAGCAAACAGATGA